One window of Papaver somniferum cultivar HN1 chromosome 9, ASM357369v1, whole genome shotgun sequence genomic DNA carries:
- the LOC113309091 gene encoding high affinity nitrate transporter 2.5-like isoform X1, producing the protein MEGLIQNETKFSLRVDKDSKATEFRLFSTAPPHMRAFHLAWVSLFACFFSTFAIPPLIPVIRDNLNLTDSDIGNAGIASFCGSIISRLLMGPACDLFGPRLASSALSILTAPIVFATSLASSPRDFILLRFLIGFSIGNFVSNQYWMSSMFSGNVVGLANGFAAGWANVGSGATQLLMPLIYSYITSLGVASFTAWRVAFILPASLQLVTAWMVLYYGQDLPNGNCNHFRKVAEEDDASPKDSFLRILCLGLKNYRGWILALTYGFCFGVELTVDNIIAQYFYDRFNLKIQTAGAIAASFGLANFLARPIGGVISDEMGRRYGIRGRLWSLWVVQTMAGVLCVILGRVNSLSASFMVMCGFSLFVQAASGLTFGVVPFVSKRSLGVIAGMTGSGGTIGAVVTQLLLFSGFTPFSKETGISVMGLMIIICTLPVTLLYFPQSGGMFCGPSMVNSQEDYCSLARGDAEEEQ; encoded by the exons ATGGAAGGATTGATTCAAAACGAAACCAAGTTTTCTCTTCGAGTCGATAAAGATAGCAAAGCGACTGAATTTCGGTTATTTTCGACGGCACCGCCTCATATGCGAGCTTTCCATCTTGCATGGGTATCTCTATTTGCATGTTTCTTTTCAACATTTGCTATTCCTCCTTTGATTCCTGTGATCCGTGACAATCTGAACCTAACAGATTCTGATATTGGGAATGCTGGGATTGCTTCATTTTGTGGCTCAATAATCTCTCGGCTTCTTATGGGTCCGGCTTGTGACCTTTTTGGACCTCGCCTTGCTTCCTCTGCGTTATCAATTCTAACTGCACCGATTGTTTTCGCAACTTCTCTTGCTTCATCACCTCGGGATTTCATCTTACTAAGATTTCTCATTGGATTTTCCATTGGCAATTTTGTCTCAAATCAATATTGGATGAGTTCAATGTTCTCTGGTAATGTTGTTGGCCTCGCAAATGGGTTTGCAGCCGGATGGGCTAATGTCGGATCTGGCGCTACGCAACTCCTCATGCCACTCATTTACTCATACATTACAAGCTTGGGGGTTGCGTCTTTTACGGCTTGGCGTGTGGCGTTCATTTTACCCGCTTCGCTTCAATTAGTGACGGCATGGATGGTACTATACTACGGTCAGGACTTGCCAAATGGGAACTGCAACCATTTCCGAAAAGTCGCAGAGGAAGACGATGCCTCACCCAAGGATAGTTTCTTAAGAATTCTTTGCCTGGGTCTGAAAAATTATAGAGGCTGGATACTGGCATTGACATATGGTTTTTGCTTTGGAGTGGAATTAACGGTTGATAATATTATCGCGCAATATTTTTATGACAGATTCAATCTTAAGATTCAGACAGCCGGTGCAATTGCGGCAAGTTTTGGGTTGGCGAATTTTTTGGCGAGACCAATTGGAGGAGTAATATCTGATGAAATGGGCAGGAGGTATGGCATTAGGGGAAGATTATGGAGTTTGTGGGTAGTCCAAACAATGGCTGGGGTATTATGTGTTATACTAGGACGAGTTAACTCGCTCTCTGCTTCATTTATGGTGATGTGTGGCTTCTCTTTGTTTGTTCAAGCTGCTTCTGGTCTGACATTCGGTGTGGTTCCTTTCGTCTCTAAAAG GTCACTAGGAGTAATTGCAGGAATGACAGGAAGTGGAGGGACGATAGGTGCAGTTGTGACTCAATTATTACTCTTTTCAGGTTTCACTCCTTTCTCAAAGGAAACAGGAATTTCTGTCATGGGACTTATGATCATAATTTGCACTCTTCCCGTTACTTTGTTATACTTTCCGCAATCGGGTGGAATGTTTTGTGGTCCGTCAATGGTCAATAGCCAAGAAGATTACTGCTCACTTGCACGAGGAGATGCTGAAGAGGAGCAATGA
- the LOC113309091 gene encoding high affinity nitrate transporter 2.5-like isoform X2 — translation MDSDIGNAGIASFCGSIISRLLMGPACDLFGPRLASSALSILTAPIVFATSLASSPRDFILLRFLIGFSIGNFVSNQYWMSSMFSGNVVGLANGFAAGWANVGSGATQLLMPLIYSYITSLGVASFTAWRVAFILPASLQLVTAWMVLYYGQDLPNGNCNHFRKVAEEDDASPKDSFLRILCLGLKNYRGWILALTYGFCFGVELTVDNIIAQYFYDRFNLKIQTAGAIAASFGLANFLARPIGGVISDEMGRRYGIRGRLWSLWVVQTMAGVLCVILGRVNSLSASFMVMCGFSLFVQAASGLTFGVVPFVSKRSLGVIAGMTGSGGTIGAVVTQLLLFSGFTPFSKETGISVMGLMIIICTLPVTLLYFPQSGGMFCGPSMVNSQEDYCSLARGDAEEEQ, via the exons ATGG ATTCTGATATTGGGAATGCTGGGATTGCTTCATTTTGTGGCTCAATAATCTCTCGGCTTCTTATGGGTCCGGCTTGTGACCTTTTTGGACCTCGCCTTGCTTCCTCTGCGTTATCAATTCTAACTGCACCGATTGTTTTCGCAACTTCTCTTGCTTCATCACCTCGGGATTTCATCTTACTAAGATTTCTCATTGGATTTTCCATTGGCAATTTTGTCTCAAATCAATATTGGATGAGTTCAATGTTCTCTGGTAATGTTGTTGGCCTCGCAAATGGGTTTGCAGCCGGATGGGCTAATGTCGGATCTGGCGCTACGCAACTCCTCATGCCACTCATTTACTCATACATTACAAGCTTGGGGGTTGCGTCTTTTACGGCTTGGCGTGTGGCGTTCATTTTACCCGCTTCGCTTCAATTAGTGACGGCATGGATGGTACTATACTACGGTCAGGACTTGCCAAATGGGAACTGCAACCATTTCCGAAAAGTCGCAGAGGAAGACGATGCCTCACCCAAGGATAGTTTCTTAAGAATTCTTTGCCTGGGTCTGAAAAATTATAGAGGCTGGATACTGGCATTGACATATGGTTTTTGCTTTGGAGTGGAATTAACGGTTGATAATATTATCGCGCAATATTTTTATGACAGATTCAATCTTAAGATTCAGACAGCCGGTGCAATTGCGGCAAGTTTTGGGTTGGCGAATTTTTTGGCGAGACCAATTGGAGGAGTAATATCTGATGAAATGGGCAGGAGGTATGGCATTAGGGGAAGATTATGGAGTTTGTGGGTAGTCCAAACAATGGCTGGGGTATTATGTGTTATACTAGGACGAGTTAACTCGCTCTCTGCTTCATTTATGGTGATGTGTGGCTTCTCTTTGTTTGTTCAAGCTGCTTCTGGTCTGACATTCGGTGTGGTTCCTTTCGTCTCTAAAAG GTCACTAGGAGTAATTGCAGGAATGACAGGAAGTGGAGGGACGATAGGTGCAGTTGTGACTCAATTATTACTCTTTTCAGGTTTCACTCCTTTCTCAAAGGAAACAGGAATTTCTGTCATGGGACTTATGATCATAATTTGCACTCTTCCCGTTACTTTGTTATACTTTCCGCAATCGGGTGGAATGTTTTGTGGTCCGTCAATGGTCAATAGCCAAGAAGATTACTGCTCACTTGCACGAGGAGATGCTGAAGAGGAGCAATGA
- the LOC113308787 gene encoding putative H/ACA ribonucleoprotein complex subunit 1-like protein 1: MRPPRGGGGFRGRDGGRGRGGGGRGFGGGRGFGGGRGGGFRDEGPPSEVVEVSSFLHACEGDAVTKLTHSKIPYFNAPIYLQNKTQIGKVDEIFGPIHESLFSVKMMEGIVATSYAAGDKFYIDPAKLLPLERFLPQPKGASRGGGRGGRGGSRGGFRGGGRGGAPFRGRGAPFRGRGAPRGGGGGFRGRGRF; encoded by the exons ATGCGTCCTCCAAGAGGTGGTGGCGGTTTCAGAGGCAGAGACGGTGGTCGTGGCAGAGGAGGTGGGGGTCGTGGATTTGGTGGGGGTCGTGGTTTTGGAGGTGGTCGTGGTGGTGGATTTAGGGATGAAGGTCCTCCTTCCGAAGTCGTAG AGGTTTCATCTTTCTTACATGCCTGTGAGGGTGATGCTGTAACTAAACTGACACATTCCAAGATTCCATATTTCAATGCTCCAATCTATTTGCAGAACAAAACCCAGATTGGCAAAGTTGATGAAATCTTTGGCCCTATCCATGAATCT TTATTTTCGGTTAAAATGATGGAAGGCATTGTTGCAACTTCTTATGCAGCAGGAGACAAGttttatattgatccagcaaAGTTGTTACCACTAGAGAGATTCCTTCCACAACCTAA GGGTGCTTCTAGAGGTGGTGGTCGTGGAGGAAGAGGTGGATCCAGAGGTGGCTTTAGAGGAGGAGGTCGCGGTGGTGCTCCCTTCCGTGGAAGAGGTGCTCCCTTTCGAGGAAGAGGTGCTCCTCGAGGTGGAGGTGGCGGCTTCAGGGGTCGAGGGAGATTTTAA